The Acidobacteriota bacterium genomic sequence GGCCGGCCCGCGGCCCCTGCCGCTCCCCTGGCTCGCCGAGAAAACCGGCGGCGGTGGCCGCTACGTTCTCGACGACGGCGGCCGCCGGATCCCGATCGAGGTCCGCCGGCGCCCGCTCTCCGCCTGGATCGCACCCGGCGCGGAATCGCCGGCGCCCTCCGTCCGCTGCTTCTGGTTCGCCTGGTTCGCCACGCATCCCGGCGCGCGGATCGCGCTTCCCTGACCCGCGACGCCGGGATCCAGACCCGAGTTTGACAGTTGCCACTCACATGAATGCCGCTAAGTCCTTGCGCACCAGTGCATTACCGGCGCTGCCGCCGGAAAGCCCATGTGAGTCGGTCCGCGCAGCGGCTCAGACGTGGTCGACGACGGCCGGGGGAGCCTCGATCTCGAGTGCTTTCAGGCGCTTGCGGGCGTCCGTGCCCGGCTCGGTGACCTGCCAGATCCGACCGTGGGGGCCGGACAATTGCGCCAGTTTGATCTGCCGGAGATCGTCCCGGATGTTGCGCCACGTGTCCCGGCAAGCCCGCTCCGCCACCCGCTCCAGCAACAGCGCCAGCACCG encodes the following:
- a CDS encoding transposase, with protein sequence VLALLLERVAERACRDTWRNIRDDLRQIKLAQLSGPHGRIWQVTEPGTDARKRLKALEIEAPPAVVDHV